One part of the Parabacteroides distasonis ATCC 8503 genome encodes these proteins:
- a CDS encoding lanthionine synthetase LanC family protein → MELTKIADWLLLNGTLTKCPGLLHGKLGIAIFFFHYARYTGKTLFEEYAWDLIMAIQEQLHVNYRPDYEKGIAGIGVGINYLSYNNLIEIEEDLFEDFDKRMYRAVIHDPFPNYSRDEGLIGYGWYWLHRAKSQMSNECLSFITESIKNNRNDLSANEQQDIYLFLRAHTRELESNRIFPKLKPSLTLENMGLSGGYAGEGMYRLTALGAIETSWQQLL, encoded by the coding sequence ATGGAACTAACAAAAATTGCAGATTGGCTTCTTTTAAATGGGACATTAACAAAATGCCCAGGATTACTACATGGCAAGTTAGGAATAGCTATTTTCTTCTTCCATTATGCTCGTTATACAGGAAAAACATTATTCGAAGAATATGCATGGGATTTGATCATGGCAATCCAAGAACAGCTCCATGTAAATTATCGTCCAGATTATGAGAAAGGCATAGCTGGTATTGGGGTAGGGATCAACTATTTATCCTACAATAATCTTATTGAGATTGAGGAAGATTTATTTGAGGATTTCGATAAGCGGATGTACCGAGCCGTCATTCACGACCCTTTCCCTAATTACAGTCGTGATGAAGGATTGATTGGATATGGATGGTATTGGCTTCATCGTGCCAAAAGCCAAATGAGCAACGAATGTTTATCTTTTATCACAGAGAGTATCAAAAATAATAGAAATGATCTATCAGCAAATGAACAACAAGACATATATCTTTTTTTGCGTGCACACACTAGAGAATTAGAGTCGAACAGAATATTTCCGAAGCTTAAACCTAGTTTAACATTGGAGAATATGGGGTTATCTGGTGGTTATGCAGGTGAGGGCATGTATAGATTGACTGCCCTTGGAGCAATTGAGACTTCGTGGCAACAGCTTTTATAA
- a CDS encoding TIGR04157 family glycosyltransferase produces MINLYIFSNKSRGGLYGVGTYIRELITALRSKSNSIHIHVVHILCDQLQIEKKEVKDVSYWYFPEPISKEWNLLDQEQRKVYSRNIVYLLRNYIQDQKNLVFHLNSYRDKSLALELKIAFDCKVITVTHFSEWSSVIHDNLEKLRIILRKKETNELEDLIQKSFEEERTCYERMDQVISLSNYMQELLYHDYGVDINRIIIIPNGMSDKIKEEVDQKRLRKKWHLYPEEQMIIFVGRLEEIKGTHFLIRAFQLILQESPNCRLWIVGDGDYQNSFSEANPIFSKITFTGFVDQTSLFELYRLADVGVVPSLFEPFGYVPVEMMMHELPIVATATSGLNEVVDESCGLKVPLIVSPDSVEIDTSLLAQKIVYLLQNPKEAKRLGKNGRKRYLEKYSSEVFGKNMIAFYKSLFQECK; encoded by the coding sequence ATGATTAATCTATATATTTTCTCGAACAAAAGTCGAGGTGGCTTATACGGAGTAGGTACCTATATTCGTGAATTGATTACCGCCTTGCGAAGTAAAAGTAATAGTATCCACATCCATGTAGTTCACATATTATGTGACCAACTTCAAATCGAAAAAAAAGAAGTGAAAGATGTTTCATACTGGTATTTCCCAGAGCCGATCTCAAAAGAATGGAATCTTCTAGATCAAGAACAACGAAAAGTTTACTCTCGGAATATTGTCTATCTACTCAGAAATTATATTCAAGACCAAAAAAATCTAGTTTTTCATTTAAATTCATACAGAGATAAATCACTTGCATTAGAACTAAAAATTGCATTTGATTGCAAAGTGATTACTGTCACTCATTTTTCTGAATGGAGTTCAGTTATTCATGATAACTTAGAAAAACTTCGAATTATCTTACGAAAAAAAGAAACAAATGAATTGGAAGATTTAATCCAAAAATCATTCGAGGAGGAAAGGACATGTTATGAAAGAATGGATCAAGTGATCAGCCTGTCAAACTATATGCAAGAATTATTGTATCACGATTATGGAGTAGATATAAATCGTATAATAATTATTCCAAACGGAATGAGCGACAAGATAAAAGAAGAAGTTGACCAGAAGAGATTACGAAAAAAATGGCACTTGTACCCAGAAGAACAAATGATTATTTTTGTCGGACGGTTAGAAGAGATCAAGGGAACTCATTTCTTGATTCGAGCCTTTCAATTAATTTTACAAGAAAGCCCCAATTGCCGTTTATGGATAGTTGGTGATGGCGATTATCAAAATTCTTTCTCCGAAGCCAATCCTATCTTCTCCAAAATAACTTTCACTGGTTTCGTTGATCAAACCTCGCTTTTTGAGTTATACCGTTTAGCTGATGTCGGTGTCGTACCTTCCCTATTCGAGCCTTTTGGTTATGTACCTGTCGAAATGATGATGCATGAATTACCCATCGTCGCAACCGCCACATCCGGGTTGAACGAGGTCGTAGACGAATCTTGCGGATTGAAAGTACCATTAATAGTATCTCCTGATAGTGTAGAGATCGACACCTCCCTGTTAGCGCAGAAGATCGTCTACCTATTACAGAACCCGAAAGAAGCGAAACGACTCGGGAAGAACGGTCGCAAACGGTATTTGGAGAAATATTCCTCGGAAGTATTCGGGAAAAACATGATCGCATTTTATAAATCCTTATTCCAAGAATGTAAATAA
- a CDS encoding glycosyltransferase, giving the protein MDTLNQIDISIIIPIYNVEKYLTVCIDSLKNQGGLRMEIILVNDGSTDLSGEIADEYAKKEERIKVIHQENGGASAARNVGLDIATEEYIAFLDSDDWIKDESLSLLYDEAVKHHADVVMGNMWLCHQDGSMDKPFKCISNGSIKELLSGKESFIELVKTCFYLPMPFKYIYNRKYLHKIQARFEEGIMHEDELWCPIVLCQAERMVITNIEFYYYRQNEESVMHTTSLARRLKSLFQVTEGLIKFSDQFVSSKTSVDLRSWWYVNILRLYSKAFTLLPNIKDSSYIVHKHYLDRFWRDCGQMIPESIQRCRNYYYKAEAGLKEYTDWRVSDWVAGVDCQIKAGKKVMLVFNTINGEDLQLKIEDVPVDWVITTDRKYFQQATIVVFHLPTLHYELENDQDKLEGQTWVSWHLESEKDDPGINDPEISELFDLLISDPQDSEGEQHPLLRLCRNYVNNG; this is encoded by the coding sequence ATGGATACGCTCAATCAAATCGACATATCGATCATTATCCCGATATATAACGTGGAGAAATATTTGACGGTTTGTATCGACTCGTTGAAGAACCAAGGTGGCCTTCGTATGGAGATTATATTGGTTAATGATGGCTCGACTGATTTGTCAGGGGAAATTGCTGATGAATACGCTAAAAAAGAGGAGCGTATCAAAGTGATTCATCAAGAGAACGGGGGAGCATCCGCAGCCCGCAACGTTGGTTTGGATATTGCCACGGAAGAGTACATCGCTTTTTTAGATAGTGATGACTGGATTAAAGATGAATCATTATCTCTTTTATATGATGAGGCGGTGAAACATCATGCCGATGTCGTGATGGGAAATATGTGGCTATGTCATCAAGACGGAAGTATGGATAAACCTTTTAAATGTATTTCCAACGGATCTATAAAAGAATTGCTTTCCGGTAAAGAAAGTTTCATAGAATTAGTCAAAACTTGTTTCTATTTGCCCATGCCCTTCAAATACATATACAATAGGAAATATCTGCATAAAATACAGGCTCGTTTTGAGGAAGGCATCATGCATGAGGATGAGTTATGGTGTCCCATCGTCCTTTGCCAAGCGGAGAGGATGGTTATCACCAACATTGAGTTTTATTATTACCGCCAGAACGAAGAATCGGTCATGCATACGACAAGCCTAGCCCGAAGGCTGAAATCATTATTTCAAGTTACTGAGGGATTGATTAAATTCTCTGATCAATTTGTTTCCTCTAAGACGAGCGTTGACTTGAGAAGCTGGTGGTATGTAAACATCCTCAGGCTTTATTCTAAGGCATTCACACTACTTCCCAACATAAAAGATTCCTCATACATAGTACACAAACATTATCTGGATCGATTTTGGAGGGATTGCGGGCAAATGATTCCGGAATCTATACAAAGATGCAGAAATTATTACTACAAGGCAGAAGCCGGGCTGAAAGAATATACGGATTGGCGTGTGTCTGATTGGGTAGCAGGCGTAGATTGCCAAATAAAGGCTGGTAAAAAAGTGATGCTCGTATTCAACACGATAAATGGGGAAGATCTACAGTTGAAAATAGAGGATGTACCCGTTGATTGGGTGATAACCACCGACAGGAAATATTTCCAACAGGCGACTATAGTCGTTTTCCACCTTCCCACATTGCATTATGAGCTAGAGAATGATCAGGATAAGCTGGAAGGACAAACATGGGTCAGCTGGCATCTGGAGTCCGAAAAGGATGATCCGGGAATCAACGATCCGGAAATAAGCGAACTATTCGACCTTTTGATAAGTGACCCACAAGATAGCGAGGGTGAACAACATCCATTGCTAAGACTGTGCCGAAATTATGTAAATAATGGATAG
- a CDS encoding 6-bladed beta-propeller: MKWIITIPAILLFALAGCGKDKQSTNELITVDVTVSYPKKELILQDFMDVEYIPLETKDDFICQGLVLAIGKDIILARNRIRDGDIFIYDRKTGKGLKKINREGQGGEEYTFIQRIVLDEKQNEIFVLDHFSRKISVYDLDGNFKRSLKRGDELYFFHLYNFNQTSLITNNYWVTDKPAFTIISKQDGTTKQIQIPFKEKISMAVNYSDKAKDIYYNVIPDNYNPIIPYFDCWVLVEQSSDTVYKYQSDHKMIPIIARTPSVQSMNPEVFLFLGILTNRYYFMETVKKEYNFETHEGFPTTDLLYDKQEKAIFEYIVYNNDYSEKRAVNMKSLPVDDKIASWQSIEASQLIEDYEKGKLKGRLKEIAASLDEESNPVIMLIKHKKQTNP, from the coding sequence ATGAAATGGATAATCACAATACCAGCGATCCTCCTCTTTGCGTTAGCGGGATGTGGAAAAGATAAGCAATCGACAAATGAGCTTATCACTGTTGATGTTACGGTAAGTTACCCTAAAAAAGAACTAATTCTTCAAGATTTTATGGATGTCGAATATATTCCTTTGGAAACAAAGGACGATTTTATTTGCCAAGGTCTTGTCCTAGCAATCGGAAAGGATATTATTCTTGCCAGAAACCGAATCAGAGATGGAGATATCTTTATCTATGACAGAAAAACGGGAAAAGGATTAAAAAAAATAAATAGAGAAGGGCAAGGTGGAGAAGAATATACGTTCATCCAAAGAATTGTGCTTGATGAAAAACAAAATGAAATATTTGTACTCGATCATTTTTCAAGGAAAATATCAGTATATGATTTAGATGGGAATTTTAAAAGAAGCCTTAAACGAGGTGATGAACTCTATTTCTTTCATTTATACAATTTCAACCAAACAAGTTTAATAACTAATAATTATTGGGTAACAGACAAGCCTGCTTTTACTATTATATCTAAACAGGATGGAACAACCAAACAAATCCAGATTCCATTTAAAGAAAAAATATCAATGGCTGTAAACTATTCTGATAAAGCAAAGGATATATATTACAACGTGATCCCTGATAACTATAATCCTATAATTCCCTATTTTGATTGTTGGGTACTTGTAGAACAATCATCCGATACAGTATATAAGTACCAATCAGACCATAAAATGATACCGATTATAGCAAGGACCCCATCCGTACAATCCATGAATCCGGAAGTATTCCTCTTCCTAGGGATTCTTACTAACCGCTATTATTTTATGGAAACGGTTAAAAAAGAATATAACTTCGAGACACATGAGGGATTTCCCACTACAGACTTATTATATGACAAACAAGAAAAGGCTATTTTTGAATATATTGTATATAACAACGATTATTCTGAGAAAAGAGCGGTGAATATGAAATCACTTCCTGTAGACGATAAAATCGCATCTTGGCAAAGTATCGAGGCTTCCCAGCTCATTGAGGATTATGAAAAAGGGAAGTTGAAGGGACGATTAAAAGAAATTGCCGCAAGTTTAGATGAAGAATCCAATCCGGTAATCATGTTAATAAAACACAAAAAACAAACCAATCCCTAA